The sequence GTTTGTCCGAAATCAAAAGGTTCAACCAAGGATATGCGGCACGTTATCTCGTTAGACCATGATCACTCTATGTGGAACAGAAAGAAGGATTTTTTCTATCATGCAGTATGCATTCGCGGCAGTTATCAGCTTTGTTTTGGTGTGGGCGCTCATTCCGCCAATCAAGACATGGGCATTGCGCATCCAGTTTGTCGATCAACCCAACCACCGAAAACTTCACAAAAATCCGATCCCGCTCATGGGCGGCGTGGCGATCGTGATCGGTTTTTTCATCACGGCGTTCTTTTTCGCAAAAGGCAGCCGTGAGCTTGACGGCATCCTTTTGGGTGGTACGGTCATCTTCTTTTTGGGGCTTTTCGACGACTACGGAAAGACGCGCTCCAAAGAGCTTCCGGCGTGGCCGAAACTCCTTGTGCAAATTGGCGCGTCGGCGATTTTACCAGCGTTTGGCGTGAGTGTCCAGGGCATGAACATTCCTTTTCTGCACCCTTCTTACGTGCTTTTCCCGACGTGGCTTGGCATCGCCTCGACCATGATCTGGGTCATCGGCATCACCAACATGATGAATTTTCTCGACGGTGTGGACGGGCTTGCGGCAGGTATTTCTGCGATCTCTGCGACCACGCTGTTTTTTATCGCGATCGTAAAGGGGCACCCTTCGATGGCGATGCTTGCAATCATTCTCGTCGGCGTGTCACTTGGTTTCTTGCGCCACAATTTCTATCCGGCGCGAATTTTCATGGGGGATGCGGGCGCGACGTTTCTCGGGTTCATTCTGGCCGGAATCGCCGTCGAAGGCGCATTCAAGTCGGCGGCGCTCGTTTCTGTCGCAATCCCGGTGTTGGCGCTTGGCGTCCCGATCATGGATGCGTTCTACGTTATTTTTCGGCGATTTCGCGAGAATCGCCCCATTTATGTTGCGGATAAAGGTCATACGTTTCACCAATTGATGCGCTCTGGGCTCTCGCAGAAACAGACGGTGACGATTCTCTATCTCCTGGGGATCTGTTTTTCGCTGCTCTCGATTGTCCTGTTGTTGTCCTGAGCGTGCGCCGAGTGTGCAAAATGCTATGGTATACTTGAAAAATGAGGTATTTTCAGGCGGGGGTTAACGATGAATCTATCGATCGAAGATGTGTATCACGTGGCAAACCTTGCGCGCATCGCGATCTCAAAGGATGAGGCGCAGGCGCTTGTTCACGATCTGGGAAGAATTCTTGAACACGCAGAAATGCTGCAATCGCTCGACGTGTCCGGTGTAAAAGAGACGAGTCACATCGGGGTTTTTGAATCGGTGACGCGCGCGGATGAGATCCGTCCATCCCTCGGAACGGAGCGCGTCGTCGCAAACGCGCCGGATGAGGAAGATGGTCAATTTCGCGTACCTGCGGTGCTTGAGGGGGCGTCATCGTGATCGGCGAGATGGATATTGTGCAGATGCGCGCCGCACTTGACGCGGGCGAGCGCACCGCGGCGTCGCTCGCGCAGGATGCGCTTCAGGCGGTTCGCGAAAAAGACGGTGAGGTGGGCGCCTTTTTGCGGCTGGATGAGGCGCTGAGCGAAGTCCCTTCGCAAACGCAAGGGACTTCGCTGCTCGCCGGAATTCCGTACGCGGTCAAGGCAAACCTCTGCGTCGCTGATCGCGAGACGACATGCGCCAGCAAGATTCTCAAAGGCTATCGACCACCGCACACGGCAACAGCTGTCGTGAAGTTGCAGGAGGCTGGAGCGACGCTTGTTGGCGCGCTCAACATGGATGAGTTTGCGATGGGCTCATCGACGGAAAACTCAGCCTATCAAATTACGCGCAATCCGTGGGATCTCACACGCGTGCCGGGTGGATCGAGCGGCGGTGCGGCGGCGGCGGTGGCGGCTGGTTTCGTGCCATTTGCGCTCGGCTCAGATACGGGCGGGTCCATTCGCCAGCCTGCGGCGTTTTGCGGTGTCGTCGGTCTAAAGCCAACGTATGGACGGGTGTCGCGTTTTGGCCTTGTCGCGTTTGCCTCTTCGCTTGATCAGATCGGACCTCTGACGCGCACAGTGGAGGACGCGGCGCTGGTTCTTCAGACGATCGCGGGGCATGATCCGCTCGATGCGACGTCGGCCAATCTTCCCGTTCCGGATTATCGCGCGGCGCTGACGGGAGAGATCAACGGTCTGCGGGTAGGGATTCCGCAGGAGTACTTTGGCGAGGGCGTAGAGGAAGGCGTCTCGCGCGCGGTGAATGCGGCGATTGAACAGTTGAAGGCGCTTGGCGCAACCGTTATGCCTGTCAGCCTCCCGCACACATCGTATGCGCTCGCGGCATACTACATTCTGGCGCCGGCTGAAGCGTCGTCCAATCTCTCGCGGTTTGACGGCGTGCGCTATGGCTATCGCGCGGACGGGGTCGCGGATTTGCTGGATCTTTACAAGAAAACGCGCGGCGAAGGGTTTGGCAAAGAAGTCAAGCGGCGCATTCTGATCGGTACATACGCGCTTTCGTCAGGCTACTATGACGCGTACTACAAGCGCGCGCAGCGTGTTCGCACACTGATTCGCGAAGACTTTTTGCGCGCGTTTGCGGATGTGGACGTACTCTTGTCGCCGACGACGCCGACGATGGCGTTTGCGCTTGGCGAGAAGACGGATGATCCATTGACGATGTATTTAAATGACGTGCTGACCATCCCGGTCAATCTGGCGGGACTTCCCGCGATCAGTGTGCCGTGCGGGCTCTCAGACGGGTTGCCCGTTGGCCTGCAGTTCATTGGCCGCATGTTTGACGAGGAGACGCTCTTGCGCGTTGCGCACGCGTATGAAAAGGCGGCGGGCCAAACGTTTGACGCTCTTCGTCGGCAAGGGGGGATCGCGCGTGTTTGAAACGGTCATCGGCCTTGAGGTGCATGTCGAACTCGGCACGAAAACGAAGATTTTCTGCGGTTGCGCGGTGGAGTTTGGCGCGCCGCCAAACGCGCGGGTGTGCCCTGTCTGCATGGGGAGCCCAGGTGTGCTGCCTGTGCTCAACGAGGAGGCCTTGAAGCTTGCGGTGCGCGCGGCGCTCGCGCTCAACTGCAAGGTCCCAAACGAGAGCAAGTTTGACCGCAAGAACTACTTTTATCCAGACAGTCCTAAGGCGTATCAGATCTCGCAGTATGATGAGCCGATCGGCACAAACGGTTACCTGGATATTGAAATAGACGGCGAGAAAAAACGCATTGGCATCACGCGGGTTCATCTCGAAGAGGATGCGGGAAAACTGAACCACTCGCCGTTTGGCGATGTGTCCTTGGTCGATTTGAATCGCGTGGGGATTCCGCTGATTGAGATCGTCAGCGAGCCGGACTTGCGCTCCCCAGAAGAGGCGCGGCTCTATCTTGAAGGCATCAAGGCGATCATGCAGTATTGTCTCGTCTCAGAGTGCAAGATGGAAGAAGGGTCGCTTCGCTGTGACGCGAATCTCTCGCTGCGCCCGGCGGGACAGGCGGCGTTTGGCACGAAGACCGAGATCAAAAACATGAACAGTTTCCGCAATGTGCAGCGCGGGCTTGAGAGTGAGCAGGCGCGTCAGACGCGCGCACTGTTGGCGGGTGACACGATCGAACAGGTTACGCTGCGTTTTGACGAGGCAACAGGACTGACGAGCCCGATGAGAAGCAAAGAAGACGCGCATGACTATCGCTATTTTCCGGACCCGGATCTGCCACGGATGATTCTAAGTGATGCGTACATTGAAGAGCGGCGCCGTGAGATTCCGGAGTTGCCAGACGCCCGGCGGGCGCGCTGGATTGCAGATTATCAGCTTCCGGTGTATGACGTAGGTGTGCTGACTGCGTCGCGCGACATTGCGGATCTGTTTGATCAGGCCGTGGAGCGAGTGCTTGACGCAAAGCTTGTGAGCAACTGGATCATGGGGGATGTGCTGGCTTACTTAAAGGCGCAAGGAATCGAACTGCGCGACACCAAACTCACAGGCGCGCATCTCGCGGATTTGCTCGAAAATTTGAAGCGCGGCGGAATTTCTGCGGCGATTGCAAAAGATGTGCTAAAGCGCGTGATGGAGAGCGGTGAGTCGCCAAGCGCCATCATCGCAGCGCAGGGGCTCGCGCAAATCTCGGACGAGGGTGAACTCGCAGGAATTGTGACGCAGGTGATCGAGGCGAATCCAAAGTCGGTGGAGGATTTGCTCGCGGGAAAGGACAAGGCGATCGCGTCGCTCGTGGGGCAGGTGATGAAGGCGACAAAGGGAAAGGCCAATCCGCAGGTGGTCAATCGTTTGATTGGCGAGCAGATCCAGGCGATTCGCGAAGCGCGTTTGTCATAGGCTGATTTTGTGGGAGGTGTGACATGCGACCGCGCATTCGATTGATCTACAATCCGACGGCAGGAAAAGAGGCGTTTCGTCAGCATCTTCCGCAGATCCTGCAGATCCTTGAGAGCGCGGGATATGAGGCGTCATGTCACGCCACAGCAGGGCCAGGGGATGCGACGAAAGAGGCGTTCCGCGCTGCAAACGACGGGTTTCAGGTCGTCGTGGCGTGTGGTGGCGACGGCACGGTCAACGAAGTGGTAAACGGTCTCGCGGCGAGTAAGACGCGGCCGATTCTTGGGATTATCCCGTCGGGGACGGCGAATGACTTGGCGCGCGCGCTTGAGATTCCTCGCAATGTGGAAGAGGCGGCGCGGCGCATCGCGCAGGGACAGATCCGGTCGCTTGACCTCGGCTGTGTCGGGGAGGACCGTTACTTTGTGAACATCGCGGCGTTTGGGCGACTGACGGAGATTACCTATGAGGTGCCAAGCAAGATGAAGACGATGCTCGGGCACTTGGCGTATTACATGAAGGGGCTTGAGCGACTGCCGGGTTTGCGTGCGATCGAGATGAAGATCACTTCGGATACGGAGCAGTTTGAGGGACCGGCGATGCTCTGCCTTGTCACGAACTCGCGCGCAGTGGGCGGGTTTGAGCGCGTGGCGCCGCGGGCGTCGGTGAGTGACGGCTGGCTTGATGTGCTGATTGTGAAACAGAGTAACCTTGGGGATCTGATCCGCTTGGTGTCAACCGCACTGATGGGCGATCACACGCAGGATGAGCGGGTGGTCTATTTTCACGCGAAGCGAATCGAGCTTTCATCGCAGGAAGAAGTCGACCTCAACATCGATGGAGAGTACGGTGGGCGGTTGCCGCACAAGGTGACGATTAAAGAGGGACACTTGCAGGTCATCTCAGGGTAAAGGCTGTGCGTTTGGATGGAGCGGGAGAAGGGGCGCGCGGATGGGCGGCGTGATCGGAATGGTCAGCGCGCGGGTGGACGCCGGGAGCGAACGCCTGCGCGCGCTGTTCCGGTGCGTCTGGGGCAGACCTATGAAGTGGTGATCGATCGGCTTGGCTTTCAGGGTGAGGGTGTCGCGCGTGTCGAGGGCTTCACGGTGTTTGTGCCAGGCGCGCTGATCGGAGAGCGGGTCGTAGCACGCATGGAGCGTGTGGAGCGGTCGTTTGCGCGGGCGGTGTTGTTGCAGGTGGTGGAAGCGGCGGAGGAGCGCGTCTTGCCGCGCTGCTCGGTGTATGCGGAGTGTGGCGGGTGCAATCTGCAGCACATGAGCGCAGAGGCGCAGCTGCGGATGAAGAAGATGACCGTCATGGATGCGCTTGAGCGAATCGGGAGGTTTCCGAAGGAAGACGTGCGGGCGTGGGTGCGCGACGTGATTCCGTCGCCAAACGTATGGCAGTATCGCAACAAGGTGACGTGGACGGTTTCGGTTGAGGCTGGTCGATTCGCCGTGGGCTTTGTGGAAGAAGGCAGCCACGATCCTGTGGATACGGATGATTGTGCGATTGTGCCGGAACATGTGTTGCGCATCGTTAAGGCGATGCGCCGCGTGGATGAGGCAGTGCGCGGAGCTGATATGGAGCGCGGGGGTGAAACGGAGCGCGGGGTTGATCGGTCGGCAGCTTCGTCGCCGGGGCAGGGGGCGGGGACGTCGGCTGCCATGCTCTCGCCATGGCGGGGGGTGCACCACGTCCGTGTGCGTACGAATGGGGCGGCGGAGGTGCTGATTGCGCTGCTCGTAGCGCCAGGTGTGACATTTTCGCCTGAAGATGTGCGGTTGTTTCGGATTGAACTTGAGGCACAGCGCGTTAAAGTGGTGGGTTTGATTGCGGATGACGGTGTGGCGGAGCGCGTCTTGTTCGGGCAAGCGCAGATGGAAGAGCGTATCGCGGGGCTGGCCTTTGGCGTCTCGTCACGCTCGTTCATGCAGGTCAATCCGGCACAGGCGGAGCGGCTCTACGCGGAGGCGCTCGCTTTGGCGGGGCTCACGGGGACGCAGCGTGTGTGGGATATCTACGCAGGCATTGGCACGCTCACGCTGATGGCGGGTCGACAGGCCGGTTCGGTGGTTGGCGTTGAGATCGTCGAGGAAGCGGTGCGCGACGCGCAGATGAACATTGAGCGAAATGGCATGCACCATGTCAGGATGATGCTCGGCGATGCGCAAGATGTCGTGTCACGCTTGGCAGAGGATGAGCGCCCGGACGTGGTGTTTCTCGACCCGCCGCGCGCGGGTTGCGAGAAGCGGGTGCTTGATGCGATCTGTGACGCGGCCCCCGCACGGATCGTCTATGTCTCGTGCAATTCGGCCACACTCGCGCGCGATCTGCGCATTCTCGCTGATCGCGGGTATGCGGTCGATGTCGCACAGCCGCTGGACATGTTCCCGCAGACGAGTCATGTGGAGTGTGTTGTGTCAACATACAGAGTGGACTAAAATTCGGAGATGGGAATTGCCGACGCAGAGGAGAAGGCTCGACCTATTGGATCGAGCCTTCTCTTTTCAATTTGAGTCCCTATGATTAGCAAACAGTGGATCAAGTTCGTAATTGTGTATAATTTCGTTTTCCCTTTGTCAACGGGGTGCCTTGCCTTATCATCGCCTTCCGACGACTCGAAGCTCTTCCGTTCATCTTGCGATTCGTGCGGCTCCACCCTTGCATGGATGCGGTTTGGTTTGTCCGGCAAGACGGGACCCAAGCGCAACGTGTTCATCCAGGCTCCGTCTGGATCAGCCAGTGTACCGCATCCTGCAAGGGACGCTGCGCTTTTCGCCTAACTCTGGCCACCCCAAGTGCAAGGTAGAAGCTTCATGATACGCCGCCTCGACCTTCTGCCTCCATTTCTCCTGCTGCTCCTTGCACCACGAAGCATACCCATCCATGTCGAGGTATTTTCGATGGGACGACCATCCCTCATCGATCTCCATCCGCAACGCTCCTAGCGAACGAAGCACAGACTCTCGATTGGGAAAGATGCGAATGACTCGCTCACGACGGCGAATCTCCTCGTCTAACCGTTCCACGCTGTTCGTCGTCCGCAACTTCCGACGCAACGGTTCGGGCAACGCCAATACGGCCGTTGCATCCTCAAACCCCTCTTCCAACACCTTGACCGCCTTGGGTGCCTTCTCGCCGTATTCTTCGAGCACACGATTTAACAGCGTCCTTGCCGTCTCCTCGTCAGGCGCCGTTCGAATCGCCCGCACCTGCTGCTGAATTTCAGACATCAGCGTCTTAGGCGCTTGATCAAGGATATTGCGCGTAAAAGGTGTTTGGCAGTGTTGCCAGGTGCATCCGATGAATTGCGTTTGAACCGCCTGAACAAGCCCCGCGTGACTGTCCGATACGATCAGATCGACACCCCGCAGTTGCCGCTGTTTGAGCCACCCAAAGAAGTCATGCCAATTCGCATACGACTCCTTATCTCCGACACGCAGACCGAGGATTTCCCGAAACCCTTGATCATTGACGCCGACGGCAACCATCATGCTCATTTGCCGAATCCGCCGATTTTCCCGTACGTTAAGGACGATCGCATCCACCTTCTGTGAATGAGTACTTGACACATTCATTCTACCAGGGAAATCGAATGCCTCATCTTATTTGATAGAGTCAATACGCAGTCTCGAACCCACGCACTTTTACACATAATAACGGAAACCACATCCATTTGATATAATAAATTAAATTAACAAATACAATTTCTGACTCAAACCTCGTCTTTGCAGGAATTCTTACTGACTTTGACGAAGCATTTCCCTATCGCGCTCGCTACGGAAGAGAAGTTCAGATGGATGACCAAGATGCTGTCCTTGCATTCTGGCCCAACCGTATTGCTTAACCGAATCGCACGGGAAATTGACTTCAAGGATACGATCAATCGCTTGCTCAAATGGGATTCGCTCGTTGCACTCTCTTCCCAGACGCACGGATCAAGGCGCTGACGATCGATATCCTGTGCGGGCATGATTCTATCTATTAAGTCAAAGATTTCTACGAGGATTAGGACGTTGAGTTGCTCTTTGGTTTGGGAGTAACCGCCGATGTACTGAATGATGAGACCTTGGCCAGGGCGCTGGACAAGGTCTACGAGGCGACGCCTTGGACGATTTATTTGTGTATGGTCAAATGAAAATGGATTACGCAGGTTATGCCACTTGAGGTGAAGACTGAATGTTTGAAAGCCGCGATTTGAAGATGGCAGGTCGCCTTTTTGCATTGGCAGACCAGATATATCGTAATCCTCGATATTATACGGCCAGACAATTGGCGAATCTTTTCTCCGTTTCAGAGCGCACCATACGGAGAGACATACACAATCTTGAAGACTTAGGGATTCGTGTTGAGTCCGAGGAGCAAGGTGGGTATTTCATTTTCGCTGATCTGGGCAAAATGCCGGTCGCATTGACATCCGATGAGAGAATTGCATTCAAGATCATTCCTCACCTACTAAAAGGAATTGAAGTGGATGTACACTTGACTCCGGTCATGCAGGCCTATTTCTCTGCGATCAACAAAGTGTCGGAGAGTCTTGGTTTTTCATCCAATGTGACTCCTCAGTTTAATGATCTTGGGGATCGGATTTTGCTCGAATCCGGTTCATCGTCTATTTCCATCAGCGATATATCACGGACTCATTCGTGGACAATGGAACTCTTCTATGCAATGGAGAAGCGACTCACAACCGAAATTGTGTACCACAGTTTCAACTCAAATCAGACGACCACTCGGTTGATAAATCCTTATTATCTGCTGCCGCGCAATAACAGCTTATATGTCATTGGATATTGTCATCTGCGATGTGAATATCGAACTTTTAAGATGAGTCGAATCAAACGAGTCGCAGTGACCAACAAGCGGTTCATACTTGAATCTGATTTTTCCCTTGACAATTTTTTGCACTTTGCTTGGGGTGTATATAAGTTAGACGAGCCGATTCAAGTGGTGCTTGCTTTCACATCTGCAGTCAGTCGATATATAAAGGAAGAGCTGAATTCTTCAAGGGTTCTTCGAACCTGGGAAGATAACCGCGGAAGATACATAGTGGAAATCATGACGAGTTGGAACCCTGAGGTTCAGCGGTGGATCCAGCAATTTGGCTCAAATGTAGAGATACTGAGCCCTGCCGCGCTCAGGGATTGGATGTTGGAGGAACACGAGAAAATAGTCCGTTGTTATCGCGTAGAAAAATCTGTACAAGAGGGGTGACATACCTTTGCAGGGGTAAGTGGTAAAGTAAAAGTAATCTCAAACAATCACATGAAAATTGGTAATCTGACGAGGGAATGATGCATGTGAGTACTAAATTTATTGCGCATGTTCGGAAGATTGACGACGATAATTGGGATACACCTCAATTATTGTTTGATCACTTGGAGGGTACAGCGAGATTGGCTGAAGCCAATGCCATGAAGTTCCATTCTCGAGAGTGGGGTAAAGTCGCGGGTTTGGCGCACGATGCCGGCAAGGGTAGGTTGGAATGGCAAAAGTATATTCGGGAGAAGAGCGGATTCGGGTTTCATGTAGACGCTCATATGGAAGGGAAGGCGGGCAAGATTCCTCATGCTATCCACGGTGCTAAACTCGTTGAATTTTTGTTTGGCAAAGGGATAGGAAGAATATTGGCATATCCTATAGCTGGACATCATGCAGGCCTTCCGGATTGGTCTTCGGCGGAAGGAGCCGGGCGGTCTTCTCTGAAGTACCAGGAAAGCCAAGTCGAGAATTTGGATGATGTAGATAAGGGTATCGTTGAAAAAGTGCGCGCTGCAAAACCAGGATCGCCTCCTTGGAAATTCTCAAAGGGATTGGATATCTCCCTTTGGATCAGAATGTTGTATTCCTGTTTGGTGGATGCTGACTTTTTGGACACGGAATCCTACATGAACCCAGAGTCGTCTGCGAACCGCAGTGATTACTGCAACATGCCTGAACTATTGGATCGGTTTAAAAAGTTCGCTCAAAAGATGGATAACGACTCTGATAAAACCAGGGTTAACGAAATTCGAAGGGAAATACGAGCCAAGTGCATACGTCTGGCGAGCGAAGATCAGGGAATTTTTTCACTTACTGTTCCGACGGGTGGCGGGAAGACATTGTCGAGTCTTGCCTTTGCGTTGGAACATGCCGTTAAGCACGGCTTGGATCGGGTTATCTATGTAATCCCCTACACAAGTATCATTGAACAAAATGCAGACGTCTTTCGCGTCGTACTTGGCGAAGACGAGGTAGTGGAGCACCATTCGAGCTTGGACGAGGATGAAACCACATCAAGAGCTCGACTGGCTTCTGAGAACTGGGATGCTCCTGTGATTGTGACAACGTCAGTGCAGTTCTTTGAATCCTTATTCGCTGCTAAATCAAGCCGTTGTCGCAAGTTACATAACATTGCGAGGTCTGTTGTTGTTTTGGATGAAGCCCAATTGGTACCGGTTGAATACCTGGATCCGATCTTAGAGACTCTTCAATTGCTTGTGGATCGCTATCAAGTCAGTCTCGTCATTTCAACTGCAACTCAACCGGCTTTCAAGGAACGTTTGGTTGACGGAAAGAGGTTTGAGGGACTTAGGAATATCACTGAGATAATGGGCGATGACAGAGAGGTTCAATCTCTCTACGAGTCTCTCAAGCGATATGAGGTTGAATTTCCACCTGATTTCACCACAATATCGAGTTGGCAGGACATCGCGACCGAACTCAGCCAGTATGAACAGGTTCTCTGCGTTGTTTCAGACCGGAAGAGTTGCCGAGAGTTACATAGTTTAATGCCAGAAGGAACGTATCATCTGTCCGCATTGATGTGTGGGCAACATCGTAGTGCAGTGATTTCTGAGATTAAGCAAGAACTGAAGCAAAATCACACGGTGCGGGTCATCAGCACGCAACTCGTGGAAGCAGGAGTGGATCTCGACTTCCCAGTTGTGTACAGAGCACTTGCAGGTTTGGACTCCATTTCTCAGGCGGCTGGTCGATGCAACAGGGAAGGTAAGCTCGAGGGACTTGGAAAGGTGGTAGTATTTAATCCGCGGAAACAAGCGCCACCGGGGCTCCTTCGTAAAGCTGCGGACACCGCTCGTACCATCATCGCAACCGCTGTTCAAGATCCTCTTCAATGTGGAGTTTTCGAGAAGTACTTTAATGAATTGTATTGGAAGGCGAATTCTCTCGATGCAGAGGGGATCAAATGCCTGCTGGATCCAAACGATCCACAAAACGATCCAAAGGAGTGTGGCATGTCATTCCGCACGGCTGCCGAGCGGTTCCAGATTATTGATGAATCCCAGGTTCGCACCATTCTTGTCCGGTTTGGTAAAGGTGAGCGCCTCATTGACTTACTGAAATCCACTGGGCCTGATCGCTGGTTAATGCGAAAGTTACAAAGATACACTGTGAACGTGTATTCCTATGATTTCACAAAGTTACTGCAGAGGGGCGCGATAGAGGAGGTGTACCCAGGGATTTTTGTGTTATCCACTAACTTGGATTATTCTGATACTATCGGTCTTTTGGTAGAGGAAACTTCCTATGACCCCGAGAAGTTTATTTTGTAGAAAGGAACTGATGAACTTGCACAACTGGTGTTTGGAGGTCTGCGGCGACTATGCCTGTTTCACAAGGCCAGAAATGAAGGTAGAGCGAGTGAGTTACGATGTGATGACACCATCGGCGGCTCGCGCCATTTTTGAGTCCATCCTGTGGAAGCCCGCCATTCGGTGGAATGTTACTAGAATTGAAGTGATGAATCCAATCAAATGGATTTCAGTTCGACGAAACGAGGTTGGCAAGACAGTGCCCGCTCCTACGGCAAAGCAGATGGCTGGCGTGGCTGTAGCCCCGATGGGCATTTTCATAGAGGATGAGCGTCAACAACGTGCTGGTCTGTTTTTGCGGGACGTCAGATATCGAATTCACGCGTATTTTGACTTTGTTCCTCCGAGTGAACATAAA is a genomic window of Ferroacidibacillus organovorans containing:
- the cas3 gene encoding CRISPR-associated helicase Cas3', with the translated sequence MSTKFIAHVRKIDDDNWDTPQLLFDHLEGTARLAEANAMKFHSREWGKVAGLAHDAGKGRLEWQKYIREKSGFGFHVDAHMEGKAGKIPHAIHGAKLVEFLFGKGIGRILAYPIAGHHAGLPDWSSAEGAGRSSLKYQESQVENLDDVDKGIVEKVRAAKPGSPPWKFSKGLDISLWIRMLYSCLVDADFLDTESYMNPESSANRSDYCNMPELLDRFKKFAQKMDNDSDKTRVNEIRREIRAKCIRLASEDQGIFSLTVPTGGGKTLSSLAFALEHAVKHGLDRVIYVIPYTSIIEQNADVFRVVLGEDEVVEHHSSLDEDETTSRARLASENWDAPVIVTTSVQFFESLFAAKSSRCRKLHNIARSVVVLDEAQLVPVEYLDPILETLQLLVDRYQVSLVISTATQPAFKERLVDGKRFEGLRNITEIMGDDREVQSLYESLKRYEVEFPPDFTTISSWQDIATELSQYEQVLCVVSDRKSCRELHSLMPEGTYHLSALMCGQHRSAVISEIKQELKQNHTVRVISTQLVEAGVDLDFPVVYRALAGLDSISQAAGRCNREGKLEGLGKVVVFNPRKQAPPGLLRKAADTARTIIATAVQDPLQCGVFEKYFNELYWKANSLDAEGIKCLLDPNDPQNDPKECGMSFRTAAERFQIIDESQVRTILVRFGKGERLIDLLKSTGPDRWLMRKLQRYTVNVYSYDFTKLLQRGAIEEVYPGIFVLSTNLDYSDTIGLLVEETSYDPEKFIL
- the cas5c gene encoding type I-C CRISPR-associated protein Cas5c, translated to MNLHNWCLEVCGDYACFTRPEMKVERVSYDVMTPSAARAIFESILWKPAIRWNVTRIEVMNPIKWISVRRNEVGKTVPAPTAKQMAGVAVAPMGIFIEDERQQRAGLFLRDVRYRIHAYFDFVPPSEHKTNHSSEFWADEQEQTEIVRFDETAAKYAAMFERRAKKGQCFHRPYLGCREFSCDFRLIDDLTVEVARPIDETRDLGYMLYDMDFDRNADDPPALFFRAQIENGVMNTDRRQIEVRG